In Oncorhynchus masou masou isolate Uvic2021 chromosome 28, UVic_Omas_1.1, whole genome shotgun sequence, the DNA window CAGATCACTGTAATGTCAACACTTTTCTGTCTGGAACTCTCGATAGCAAACTAGCTGATTAAACTCAACGCAACAATTCCAACTAATTACAAACCACTCATCACTGCCATGGTGAATCTACAGTATCGGGCATGTCGGGATGAAACTATTGTCCTTTCAGTGCATCTTACTGCTGTTGTCAACACCAGCCTGTGCTGCAGTAAGAGGGACATACCATACTATGATGGCTTTCCTGCTTAACCTTCATGTGTCAGAGAGACTCATAGTATGTATTCTAGTGGCTCTTATGTCATctacaaatatatatttaaagtTATGTTTGAATGAAAATGAGAACAATCATACATGATTTACCTAACCATAAATTAGTCATTGATCGACATTGCTATCCAGAATGATTATTTAAGAAACAACTAAGTAGAGATGTTTGTCCCACTGTCTCTGTTTCTTGCGGCTCAGTACTAAATGATGTGTTAGATCGTGACAGATTTGCGGGAAGCGTAACATTGCCCTCTCATTCCGACTGTTTAAAATGAAATCAACTCAGAAACTTCCTTCACCAAGGCGTTAAGTTTTGTCAGCTAGATATAAACTAGTATAGCCTACAACATACTGATTACGATCCAAACAATATATAGTAATAATTTTCTGCTTGCTTCTGTTGATAACATACCATACCATCCAACTCTATAGGCAGAGTGTGTTCGGATGATTAAATTCTGGGAACGAGGCTATGTGCAACAGTTCTGATGATTGCGGGGGAAATACAGTTCAAGAGTAACTAGGGCACGATAAACTTGCCCACTCCATTGGGACGGCTAAAAACTATTCAAAAAGTATACATTAATTTGGGAGGTTGGCCTAGCCCTAGGCTACCCAAGTCATTGTTTAGCAGGGTCATTAGTCCTATTTGAGCAAAATATAAGCTAACCATGTTTTATTCAAAcaatatcaatatttgcacactTTTGAATTCCTTCCCCTTTCAAATAGCATCATCCCAACCGGTCAATGTTGTTTGCTGCTTTCACTGGTGTTTATTCCACTGCTGTTATTGAGCCTGAAAACAAACGCTACTGCCCCTCATCGACCACCTCCCCCCGCCGCAGCCCAAACGGCGCGGGCAAGCGAGCGGGGTCGGAATTCGAACCAGACCAGTGGTGCTGATGAACAGCTCCTCGACAGAGAGGAGTCGACACAGGACAGTTGGTGACAGAAGAGGGAGTTTTAAAAACAGTTTGAAAGGTGAATGAATGGACTCAAACTTAAAGTTGAAAAGAACACTTTTGGATTCGTTCAGAAACAGGTTAGCAAGGTGTTGTTTACACAGTTGTTTGCATTTCATGTAACGCAGCTAGCTATCTCTAATATCTAGCTAGCAGTGACGTAACGTTAACTACATGTCCCACACTAGTGTTGTTGTGGCGTTGGGAGCTAGCTTGCAACGTTAACTTATCGAACTAACTAGACAGTCGGGTATGGGTCAGGTAACTATGCGGGATCGCTAAATGTAAAGCTAGCTGTGTCTctgtggttagctagctagctgtaagtATGCCATGTTTATCAACTAACCACAAATAGAACAATGCACATCTTtgaactaacgttagctagctacagtaacgGTGGCTATTTATCTTTCAGGAGATGATACCACCCCCAGAATGACAGCGATTCTCAGAAATTCTGGGAGTAACGTTAACGTTAATCATCACACCTCATCACATGATTTCAGGTACAGACAGCTAATCACATCATCAGGCTGTCACTTGTCTGAACTAGCTATCTCTGAAAAGCTTGGCAGGCAAACCTGATGGTTCATGTTAACGTTATGGTTTGCTaagagctctccctctctctctctctctctctctctctctctctctctctctctctctctctctcaccccccctcccccgtgTGTGTGAAAatatgaggagagggggagatatatcCCTGGGTGTCTGGTTGTGGGGACTTTGAAGGGCTGGCCTCAAAAATAGAAAACAAGGGGACACTGCTTGTAGTTACCCCTGGGGGGGACTTGCTTCACTGCCTTTCTAATTTGTACTGGTAATCGAAGGGGGTAGACACATCGAACACCCCTTTTTACAAGTTCGAGTACAGCTTTTTTCCTGGTCAATCAGAGCTCACTTCAACGAGGTTATTGTTCAGTGCACTGGACCTGCTTGTCTCTAGCCTTCACATTGTGTTTGTTTGGAGTTCCCCTAGCGACATTGTTGTTGAGTGAAGGGAGTTTTACCTCAGAAGGAATCATTATTTTGTGCTAAGCTAAATTGAGTGGTATTATTTGTGGTAGAGTTACATGGATGTTTCCCTCAAAAAGGTTGGTGTTTTTTCTGATTTTATGTTTAGTGACTTTTCAAGCAATCAAGTTTGGAGATTGTTTGCAGTCAAGTTGTCATTGAATGAACTCCAGTCACTTTTATCATGCTGGATATTCTGTTCCCACATTAATGTGACTTTATTGTAATGTTCTCACTGTAGTCTAATTTCTTATGCTTATTACCTAGTTTCTTAACTCATAGCCTATGGCCCATTGATTGAAACCCAGATCAGCTCTTTTATAATTAGCCTACTTTCAATGGAGTTAATTCAACACATTGACCAAACTCTGACTGTCAAATTAACCACAATCAAACTTCAATGGCCAGTTTGTAGACAGGGTTTTCACATTATATTACTTATAGTTATTAACCATTCCCTTTTTGGCTTGTTGATATGAAACAGCCCACACAGAGTCTCCAAGCAACACGTTGTTTTTATCATGTGACTAAAAATAAGTTTACCTACTGATAGCAGTGTGTGGGTGGTGCTGTAAAGGCAGACTGATGTCATTTTGTATGCAACATGCATGTTATTGTAATGTCTGTTTAGAAGAGTCAACAGCATTAAGCCTGCCTTCCAGGCTATTGCTCCCCTCAGGGAGTCCCCTTCACTAGAGAGTGGTTGGTTGTAGTGCAGAGGGTCTGGTGGTGACAGAGAGGCAGATGGCTCTCCTTTAACTCGCTTGTCAATTAGCTGTCACTCAACCAGATGAATGCAGGCTTTGGTCATCATGCGGGTGGAGTGGGTTGGGACAATCCGGGAACAGCCCTCTGGAAACAATAGAGCCACGTGCCGCTGGGCTGGGGACTGTCGTTTGGGACACAATAACTAATCATTATTCAATGGCCAGACCAACTGTTGCAGACCATGTGCACACAGTGTACCCGGccctactccacattttcaatACCGTGGGTGTGCCCCTGTGTATTGTGATTCAGCCAATGGAGCACTAGGATCAGTGGTCATCAGATGTTACATCACCTTGTTTTTCAGTGTCTGGAAATGGAAAGTAACATGCtcattaaaataaagaaaatgtccTTTATGCAAATTAGTTTACAAAAAttattctgaacaaaaatataaacgcaacatgtgaagtgttggtcccatgtttcataaggtgaaataaaatatcccagaaatgttccatatgcacaaacaaCTTattcctgtttgtgagcatttctcctttgccaagataatccatccacctgacagatgtggcgtatcaagaagctgatgatcATATCACAGGTGCACCTtttgctgggggcaataaaaggccagtctaaaatgtgcagttttgtcatatgacacagatgtctcaactttttaaggagcatgcaattggcatgctgactgcaggaatgcccaccagagctgttcccagagaattgaatgttcatttctctacgaTAATTTGCctccgtcattttagagaatttggcagtacgtccagccagcctcacaaccgcagaccacgtgtattgCATTGTTTGGGCGAGCGGTTTACTggtgtcaacgttgtgaacagagtagaggtcgaccgattatgatttttcaacgccgataccgattattggagggccaaaaaagccgataccaattaatcggctgatttgttttctatttatttgtaataattacaattacaacaatactgaatggacACTTATTTTAACCtaatataatacattaataaaatcaatttagcctcaaataaataatgaaacatgttcaatttggtttaaataatgcaaaaacaaagtgttggaggagaaagtaaaagtgcaatgtgtgccatgtaagaaagctaacgttaaagttccttgctcagaacatgagaacatatgaaagctggtggttcctttgaacatgagtcttcaatattcccaggtaagatgttttaggttgtagttattataggaattataggactatttctctctataccatttgtatttcattaacctttgactattggatgttcttataggcactttagtattgccagtgtaacagtatagcttccattcctttcctcgctcctacctgggctcgaagcagcgttacccatgcagagcaaggggaacaaccactccaagtctcagagcgagtgacgtttgaaatgctattagcgtgcaccccgctaactagttagccatttcacatcggttacaccagcctaatctcaggagttgataggcttgaagtcataaacagctgctggcaaacacacgaaagtgctgtttgaatgaatgcttacgagcctgctggtgcctaccatcgctcagtcagactgctctatcaaatcatagacttagttataacatgataacacacagaaataccagccttaggtcattaatatggtcggatccggaaactatcatctcgaaaacaagacatttattctttcagtgaaatacggaaccattccgtattttatctaacgggtggcattcataagtctaaatattgctgttacattgcacaaccttcaatgttatgtcataattacgtaaaattctggcaaattaggcggcccaaactgttgcatatacactgactctgtgtgcaatgaacgcaagagaagtgacacaatttcacctggttaatattgtctgctaacctggatttattttagctaaatatgcagatttaaaaatatatacttctgtgtattgattttaagaaaggcattgatgtttatggttaggtacacattggagcaacgatacgcaccgcatcgattatatgcaacacaggacacgctagataaactagtaataagcatcaaccatgtgtagttaactagtgattatgattgattgattgattgtttttcataagtttaatgctagctagcaacttaccttggcttactgcatttgcgtaacaggcaggctcctcgtggagtgcaatgagaggcaggtggttagagcgttggactagttaactggttgcaagattgaatccctgggctgacaaggtaaaaatctgtcgttctgcccctgaacaaggcagttaacccaccgttcctaggccgtcattgaaaataagaatgcgttctttaccgacttgcctagttaaataaagtttaaataaaggtgtaacaaaacaataaataactAAAAATTGGCcaaatcagtgtccaaaaataccgatttccgattgttatgaaaacttgaaatcggccctaattcatcggccattccgattaatcagttGACCTCTAGAACAGAGTACCCCATGATGGCGGTGGGGTTACTTTATGGGCAGGCATAATGAAGAGATATACCGTTGTCGTGCCATATgcaggcccattgtcgtgccattcatccgctgccatcacctcatatgCACGGCACCATGATCTTtaaacaattcctggaagcttgaaaaatgtcccagttcttcaatggcctgcatactcaccaggcatgtcacccattgagcacgtttgggatgctctggatcaacgtgtacgacagcgtgtccagttcccgccaatgtccagcaactttgcacagccattgaagaggagtgggacaacattccaaaggacacagtcaacagcctgatcaactctatgcgaaggtgatgtgtcctgctgcatgaggcaaatggtggtcatatcagatactgactggttttctgatccacgcccctactttgtttttaaggtatctgtgaccaacagatccatatctgtattcccagtcatgtgaaatcaatagattagggtctaatgaatttattttaaatGACTGATTcccttaaatgaactgtaactcggtcaaatctttcaaattgttgcatgtttcgtTTATAGCTTTGTTCAGTTTATTTTACATTTCAACTCAATACAAGCGAAAAAAAGAAGAATAGCACGTTAGCAAAAGTTTCAGTGACCTCGTCTCGATAAGCTGAGGGCAGTGGCAATATACATTATAAGGAATATGTTTCTCCCGTAGCTCCCTTACAGTAGATGTAACCAGctcattgtgtgtgtctgtcaggctACTGACTACTGAGCCGCCCCAACAGAGTGAGGAGCCGGGGGACCTGCAGTCTCTGTCCTGGCTAACCACCGTGGATGTACCCAGGCTGCAGCAGATGGCCACAGGCAGACTGGCCTTCAACAACGCAGGACCCCAGAGCAGCAtactggaactacacacaggtgagacacaatacagacacacacacacacacaagccaaaAAACACATATATACACCTGGCCTGAAACAAACTCCTTTTTTCAGACCAGCAAAGCAACATGAGTTCAGCACTAGGACATAATACCATGGCCCCTCCACATAGCAATATGCTAAACACTTATATTGGAATGAACTACCTCAACAATCAAAATGGATATGTAAGTATTTCTTGGGGTCTTATTATTGtagttattttttaaatcaacactGTTCTTCCCCTCCTACTGTGTGTCTTTGTCTTTCAGATGGCAGGATTGCCAGGAAGTGCTGTGCCTGCCTCAGAATACCAGTCCTCTCCAGCCCACTACTTCCACTCCgcccagcaggcctacagccCAGCTCAGGCTGTGCAACAGGTAACACATCCACTGACTGTTTCAGAAGTGTTTCTGAACAACTCTTATGAACATAAGACTGTATGTCAGAGAGATGCAGAGGATTTCTAGCACTTGTAATTGATTCAAAGACAGCCTAATAGGTCTCTTGTTTTGCTTTTTCCCAGCATTCCCCCAGCAGCCTGTACAACAGCACCTCCTACCATAACCAGAACCTGTATGATCAGCAAGCAGCAGTCACGAGCATCACCAACCCCCACAGCAACCAGGATCTGCTACAACAACCCAAGGCCTTCCCTAAACCTATCTACTCCTACAGGTAGgatacactaacacactgaccCCTCCTTTTTCCATTGACATTTAATCGGTGCAGTTTTAACACCGTGTGTAAAGTAGACTAGTGGTCAGAACAATTGAAAGTGAGCGAAAATGCATGATATTTGACGGTTTTTGACAGCTGCCTGATTGCTATGGCCTTAAAGAACAGCCGGACAGGCAGCCTTCCTGTCAGTGAGATCTACGGCTTCATGAAGGAGCACTTCCCTTACTTCAAGGTGAGGAGCGGGGAGATACTGCTTTACACACCTGAGATTGTCAGGGCTCGTGGAAGTTTGGGAACATCAGCAACATTGTATATGATCAGTATAATGTGTCTTACTGATGTATGGTTCTCCACCCTACAGACGGCGCCTGATGGCTGGAAGAACTCTGTGAGACACAACCTGTCTCTGAACAAGTGCTTTGAGAAGGAGGAGAACAAGCAGGGAggctcctcctctacctctcgtAAGGGCTGTCTGTGGGTCCTCAACCCAGCCAAGATCAacaagatggaggaggagatgcaGAAGTGGAAACGCAAGGACCTGACTGCCATCCGCCACAGCATGGCCAACCCAGGTGAGACCTGGCAGGGGATGATGGGAATGG includes these proteins:
- the LOC135517828 gene encoding forkhead box protein N4-like isoform X1 gives rise to the protein MNSSSTERSRHRTVGDRRGSFKNSLKGDDTTPRMTAILRNSGSNVNVNHHTSSHDFRLLTTEPPQQSEEPGDLQSLSWLTTVDVPRLQQMATGRLAFNNAGPQSSILELHTDQQSNMSSALGHNTMAPPHSNMLNTYIGMNYLNNQNGYMAGLPGSAVPASEYQSSPAHYFHSAQQAYSPAQAVQQHSPSSLYNSTSYHNQNLYDQQAAVTSITNPHSNQDLLQQPKAFPKPIYSYSCLIAMALKNSRTGSLPVSEIYGFMKEHFPYFKTAPDGWKNSVRHNLSLNKCFEKEENKQGGSSSTSRKGCLWVLNPAKINKMEEEMQKWKRKDLTAIRHSMANPDELDRLITDRPDGSRRKACDPRKTCVLSMPCGPPLSGHLQSSLPFHLQAQNHTLLGEPSSPVHARTPPLHAVPDYSHSPFPQQQPYRHPFSHSLYSLHPDVTAEVDALDSSVMEFAGSLWEEMREEGFSLESLGTFNHSDCELTGPSTGQPLVDRQVSPPSTSQPQRPGDRPSPSSDFDCETLIYSVLNTEIHQDRLWEDHYC
- the LOC135517828 gene encoding forkhead box protein N4-like isoform X2, whose amino-acid sequence is MTAILRNSGSNVNVNHHTSSHDFRLLTTEPPQQSEEPGDLQSLSWLTTVDVPRLQQMATGRLAFNNAGPQSSILELHTDQQSNMSSALGHNTMAPPHSNMLNTYIGMNYLNNQNGYMAGLPGSAVPASEYQSSPAHYFHSAQQAYSPAQAVQQHSPSSLYNSTSYHNQNLYDQQAAVTSITNPHSNQDLLQQPKAFPKPIYSYSCLIAMALKNSRTGSLPVSEIYGFMKEHFPYFKTAPDGWKNSVRHNLSLNKCFEKEENKQGGSSSTSRKGCLWVLNPAKINKMEEEMQKWKRKDLTAIRHSMANPDELDRLITDRPDGSRRKACDPRKTCVLSMPCGPPLSGHLQSSLPFHLQAQNHTLLGEPSSPVHARTPPLHAVPDYSHSPFPQQQPYRHPFSHSLYSLHPDVTAEVDALDSSVMEFAGSLWEEMREEGFSLESLGTFNHSDCELTGPSTGQPLVDRQVSPPSTSQPQRPGDRPSPSSDFDCETLIYSVLNTEIHQDRLWEDHYC
- the LOC135517828 gene encoding forkhead box protein N4-like isoform X3, which gives rise to MFPSKRLLTTEPPQQSEEPGDLQSLSWLTTVDVPRLQQMATGRLAFNNAGPQSSILELHTDQQSNMSSALGHNTMAPPHSNMLNTYIGMNYLNNQNGYMAGLPGSAVPASEYQSSPAHYFHSAQQAYSPAQAVQQHSPSSLYNSTSYHNQNLYDQQAAVTSITNPHSNQDLLQQPKAFPKPIYSYSCLIAMALKNSRTGSLPVSEIYGFMKEHFPYFKTAPDGWKNSVRHNLSLNKCFEKEENKQGGSSSTSRKGCLWVLNPAKINKMEEEMQKWKRKDLTAIRHSMANPDELDRLITDRPDGSRRKACDPRKTCVLSMPCGPPLSGHLQSSLPFHLQAQNHTLLGEPSSPVHARTPPLHAVPDYSHSPFPQQQPYRHPFSHSLYSLHPDVTAEVDALDSSVMEFAGSLWEEMREEGFSLESLGTFNHSDCELTGPSTGQPLVDRQVSPPSTSQPQRPGDRPSPSSDFDCETLIYSVLNTEIHQDRLWEDHYC
- the LOC135517828 gene encoding forkhead box protein N4-like isoform X4, giving the protein MYPGCSRWPQADWPSTTQDPRAAYWNYTQMAGLPGSAVPASEYQSSPAHYFHSAQQAYSPAQAVQQHSPSSLYNSTSYHNQNLYDQQAAVTSITNPHSNQDLLQQPKAFPKPIYSYSCLIAMALKNSRTGSLPVSEIYGFMKEHFPYFKTAPDGWKNSVRHNLSLNKCFEKEENKQGGSSSTSRKGCLWVLNPAKINKMEEEMQKWKRKDLTAIRHSMANPDELDRLITDRPDGSRRKACDPRKTCVLSMPCGPPLSGHLQSSLPFHLQAQNHTLLGEPSSPVHARTPPLHAVPDYSHSPFPQQQPYRHPFSHSLYSLHPDVTAEVDALDSSVMEFAGSLWEEMREEGFSLESLGTFNHSDCELTGPSTGQPLVDRQVSPPSTSQPQRPGDRPSPSSDFDCETLIYSVLNTEIHQDRLWEDHYC